A window of Syntrophobacterales bacterium genomic DNA:
TTGTCGGCATGGGGGTTAAACAGGACACCTTGAAGAATGTCGTTGAAGCGGGCCGGCTCGGCCTGAGAAAATCGGGGAAAGGGTTCTTTTTGAAGGACGGCAGTGTTGATCCCGAGGTTTTGCCGCTGATTGAAAAACGCCCTCCCCGGGAGCTGAGCGAAGTGGAAATTCAGACTGGTCTTCTGACCGCGATGGTTCAGGTCGGCAAGGGCCTTCTCGAGCGTGGGATAGTCGAGGATGTCCGGATGATCGATGTGGGGATGATCTGGGGGATAGGTTTCCCGGCCGACAAGGGTGGACCGATGAAATGGGCTGACCTGACCGGATTGAGCAAACAGCTCTACGGGGAAAATTTTTATTAAAAATGGTTGCCCCGTAAAATCCAGTGGGCTATAAGGCGCGACTCGTTCTTTGCCGGGGTGGAAACGACGGCAATATATTCATTTGAGATGGGGGAAGGATGACTGAGCCAGATTTTGAAAAAGGGAAAGGGCTTGTGCCCGCTGTCGTGCAGGATTGTGAGACGGGCGACGTGCTGATGGTTGCATACATGAACCGTGAAGCGTGGCAAAAAACCCTGGAAACCGGCAAGGCCCATTATTGGAGCCGTTCCCGCCAAAGCCTTTGGCTGAAAGGCGAGACATCCGGCAATTTTCAGATTGTCCGGGAGGTAAGGATTGATTGCGATGATGATACGGTTTTGCTGAAGGTTGATCAGATCGGCGGCG
This region includes:
- the hisI gene encoding phosphoribosyl-AMP cyclohydrolase, coding for MTEPDFEKGKGLVPAVVQDCETGDVLMVAYMNREAWQKTLETGKAHYWSRSRQSLWLKGETSGNFQIVREVRIDCDDDTVLLKVDQIGG